The following coding sequences lie in one Flavobacterium cyclinae genomic window:
- a CDS encoding LETM1-related biofilm-associated protein yields the protein MINPSANGWIDKFFIENNDNFIDFQGNTLSFYEDCRATGFIYGYVVCYQLQNQINTTKWSYDEVTKVGFLNTLFSVYCLEKNNGSKEEFIDLVYQFYKIIQPENLNFIKKLLPEGSLSYRLESIIDERIQTNSNTISKNFSHIITNALLFIDVLAFEHFLKNNTLPADYLKNIESDCIKIVSLALKIKEKKSKYDELLVKLFENSIRYTKFNSIENIELAEIKLIRYSSFMEKLYLLDIAQMALWSDEKLEPKEIDFLKQLSLDLELDASLLEKSSNEINNFITKYKEEIPFFNYSNPIKHFYDQANKNVTKLIIRNKDRLTKEIKESGELMQLLAKSTTKDLSKEEKKKVKKQILDICKTVPSLTIFLLPGGGLLLPILIKFIPQLLPSAFNENLEDS from the coding sequence ATGATAAACCCTTCTGCAAACGGATGGATTGACAAATTTTTTATTGAGAATAATGATAACTTCATTGATTTTCAAGGAAATACATTGTCTTTTTACGAAGATTGTAGAGCCACTGGTTTTATTTACGGATATGTAGTTTGTTACCAACTTCAAAATCAAATTAACACCACAAAATGGTCGTATGATGAAGTAACAAAAGTAGGATTTCTAAATACTTTATTTTCTGTTTATTGTTTAGAAAAAAATAATGGATCTAAGGAAGAATTTATTGACTTAGTGTATCAATTTTATAAAATAATTCAGCCTGAAAACTTAAATTTCATTAAGAAATTATTACCAGAAGGTTCCTTAAGTTATCGTTTAGAAAGTATTATTGACGAAAGAATTCAAACAAATAGTAATACGATAAGTAAGAATTTCTCTCATATTATTACAAATGCATTATTATTTATTGATGTATTAGCATTTGAGCACTTTTTAAAAAACAATACTTTGCCAGCTGATTATTTAAAAAATATAGAATCAGATTGTATTAAAATTGTTTCCTTGGCTTTAAAAATCAAAGAGAAAAAGTCGAAATACGATGAATTATTGGTGAAATTATTTGAAAATTCGATTCGTTATACCAAATTTAATTCTATAGAAAATATTGAATTAGCAGAAATCAAACTAATTCGCTATTCTTCATTCATGGAAAAATTATATTTACTTGATATAGCCCAAATGGCATTATGGAGTGATGAAAAATTAGAACCTAAAGAAATTGATTTCTTGAAGCAATTAAGTTTGGATTTGGAATTAGATGCATCATTACTTGAAAAAAGTTCTAATGAAATCAATAATTTCATAACAAAATACAAAGAAGAAATTCCGTTTTTCAACTACTCAAATCCAATAAAGCATTTTTACGATCAAGCCAATAAAAATGTAACCAAACTTATTATTCGCAACAAAGATAGATTAACTAAAGAAATCAAAGAAAGTGGCGAATTGATGCAACTTTTAGCGAAATCCACCACAAAGGATTTAAGCAAAGAAGAAAAAAAGAAAGTAAAAAAACAAATACTCGATATCTGCAAAACCGTTCCATCACTAACTATCTTTTTACTTCCTGGTGGCGGACTTTTATTGCCTATTTTGATAAAATTTATTCCGCAATTATTACCTTCAGCTTTTAATGAGAATTTAGAAGATTCTTAA
- a CDS encoding T9SS type A sorting domain-containing protein, with protein sequence MKKITFLLTLITASLGFAQNLVTNGDFQTGSAAPWYNNAANVVDLGGGNFVNEANIGAAGNPWDVNLSQDVVLEDGKTYRFTFDAYTDLITGSRTIIAGLGQNNAPYAALTYTPTLTSTPQTFSYDITINYGNTVTDRVIFDMGAAVGYVFIDNVSVVEVVNTCSNGIQDGTETGIDCGGTCAPCSTSVPTTNAPTPTHLQANVVSVFSDSYTSIATNLNPNWGQSGSVNPNFTVTSGNNILAYTNFNYQGTELTGTNLSAMEYLHVDVWSNANPANTILQVSPISNAGGASEFLVTINHVQGQWYSVDIPKSAFTGMTWTNVYQMKFAANGPGSSVPADFYFDNIYFWKNSVDPTADATLSDLQVDGSTIPGFGSTIQTYNYELLTGTTVVPQITSVTTTNASASYIISQASTLPGSATITVTSANGLETSIYTVNFVLTGPSTNAPTPPNRATSDVISLFSDAYTNVPVSEWSTSWDDSNIQDITLSGNAMKKINFGNFLGVQLANYEDATSMTHFHMDYYIDAGTDLVGKVLNPKWSNHAGQAGETSALLLTHLPTTTGSWVSIDVPLTSFAGAQSREALYQFLITSNLGSVYVDNIYLHKNTVLSNDSFATTKVKLYPNPTSNILNIEANGVIQNIAVYNVLGQEVMNKQTEGTSISLDVSSLNSGIYVIKTMIDGNVSSTKFIKE encoded by the coding sequence ATGAAAAAAATTACTTTTTTGTTAACATTAATTACCGCTTCATTAGGTTTTGCTCAAAATCTAGTAACTAATGGTGATTTTCAAACGGGATCTGCAGCTCCTTGGTACAACAATGCTGCGAATGTAGTAGATTTAGGCGGAGGTAACTTTGTAAACGAAGCTAACATTGGTGCCGCTGGTAATCCTTGGGACGTTAATTTAAGTCAAGATGTTGTATTAGAAGATGGTAAAACATATAGATTTACTTTTGATGCATACACTGACCTTATTACAGGTTCAAGAACAATTATTGCTGGTTTAGGTCAAAATAATGCTCCTTATGCCGCTTTAACTTATACGCCAACATTAACTTCAACTCCTCAAACTTTTTCTTATGATATTACTATTAATTATGGTAATACTGTGACAGACAGAGTTATTTTTGATATGGGAGCAGCTGTTGGATATGTTTTTATTGATAATGTATCTGTAGTTGAAGTTGTTAATACTTGTTCTAATGGTATTCAAGATGGAACTGAAACGGGAATTGATTGTGGAGGTACATGTGCTCCATGTTCTACATCAGTGCCAACAACAAATGCACCAACACCTACACATTTACAAGCTAATGTAGTTTCTGTTTTTAGTGATTCTTACACTAGTATAGCAACTAATCTAAATCCAAACTGGGGTCAAAGTGGTTCTGTAAATCCTAATTTTACTGTAACTTCTGGTAACAATATATTAGCATATACAAATTTTAATTATCAAGGTACAGAATTAACAGGTACTAATTTATCAGCAATGGAATACTTGCATGTAGATGTTTGGTCTAATGCAAATCCTGCAAATACTATACTACAAGTAAGTCCAATTAGTAATGCAGGTGGTGCTTCTGAGTTTTTAGTAACAATTAACCACGTTCAAGGACAATGGTATAGTGTAGATATTCCTAAGTCAGCGTTTACAGGAATGACTTGGACTAATGTTTATCAAATGAAATTTGCTGCAAATGGTCCTGGTAGTTCTGTTCCAGCAGATTTTTATTTTGATAATATTTATTTTTGGAAAAATTCTGTAGATCCTACTGCTGATGCAACATTGAGTGACCTTCAAGTAGATGGTTCAACTATTCCAGGATTTGGTTCTACAATTCAAACCTATAATTATGAATTATTAACAGGAACTACAGTTGTACCTCAAATCACTAGTGTTACGACTACAAATGCATCTGCTTCATATATTATTTCACAAGCTTCAACTTTACCAGGTTCAGCTACAATTACAGTAACTTCAGCTAATGGTTTAGAAACAAGTATTTACACTGTTAATTTTGTTTTAACTGGTCCATCTACAAATGCACCAACACCACCAAACAGAGCAACTTCTGATGTTATTTCTTTATTTAGTGATGCTTACACTAATGTTCCAGTATCAGAATGGTCAACCTCTTGGGATGATTCAAACATTCAAGATATAACATTATCTGGTAATGCTATGAAGAAAATTAATTTTGGAAACTTCTTAGGTGTTCAATTAGCAAATTATGAAGATGCAACTTCAATGACTCATTTTCATATGGATTATTATATCGATGCAGGAACTGATTTAGTTGGAAAAGTATTAAATCCTAAATGGTCAAATCATGCAGGTCAAGCTGGTGAAACTTCAGCTTTATTGTTAACGCATTTACCAACTACAACTGGTTCATGGGTTTCTATTGATGTGCCTTTAACATCTTTTGCAGGAGCACAAAGTAGAGAAGCATTATATCAATTTTTGATTACATCAAATTTAGGATCAGTTTATGTTGACAATATTTATTTACATAAAAATACTGTATTATCTAATGATAGCTTTGCAACAACTAAAGTAAAATTATATCCTAATCCTACTTCAAATATTTTAAATATAGAAGCTAATGGAGTTATTCAAAACATAGCAGTTTATAATGTTTTAGGACAAGAAGTAATGAACAAACAAACAGAAGGTACTTCAATTAGTTTAGATGTTTCAAGCTTGAATTCAGGTATCTATGTTATTAAAACTATGATTGACGGAAATGTTTCTTCAACTAAGTTTATAAAAGAATAA
- the uvrA gene encoding excinuclease ABC subunit UvrA: MKKFDFSKLEPKKNILIKGAQLHNLKNLDVAIPRNKLVVITGLSGSGKSSLAFDTLYAEGQRRYVESLSSYARQFLGRLDKPKVEYIKGIAPAIAIEQKVNTSNARSTVGTSTEIYDYLKLLFARIGKTYSPISGKEVKKDTVSDVINEIKTFSIDSKWLLLAPIHLEEGRALEDKLKVLLQQGFARILVDNEMVRLDTINQHQLDNKDILLIVDRIVVKDEEEFYNRLADAVQTAFYEGKGICYLQEVDSQKRLEFSSNFELDGITFLEPNIHLFSFNNPYGACPTCEGYGSVIGIDEDLVIPNTALSVYENAIFPWRGESMSWYRDQLVNTAYKFDFPIHKPFFELSDEQKQLIWDGNSYFTGLHDFFAELEEKNYKIQNRVLLSRYRGKTKCTTCKGKRLRYEANFIKVGGKTISDLVDLPIVNLIEFFKKLELNEYDAKVAKRLLIEINNRLDFLYNVGLSYLTLNRNSNTLSGGESQRINLATSLGSSLVGSMYILDEPSIGLHPKDTERLIDVLKNLRDLGNTVIVVEHDEDIMKAADMIIDIGPEAGTHGGELVAQGTYNEILKADSLTAKYLNGKEEISVPKTRRKFKNHIEVIGARENNLKNENFTFPLECLTVITGVSGSGKSTLVKKILFPAIQKKLEGVGEKAGQFTELAGSFSHIKHIEYVDQNPIGRSSRSNPVTYIKAYDDIRDLFAKQNVSKLRNYQAKHFSFNVDGGRCEVCKGDGEVTIEMQFMADVHLECEACNGKRFKKEVLEVTFENKNIDDILKMTIDEALLFFTEHKQTKITQKLQPLQDVGLGYVQLGQSSSTLSGGEAQRIKLASFLVKGTIKDRALFVFDEPTTGLHFHDIKKLLASFDALLEKGHSIIVIEHNLDLIKCADYILDIGPEGGENGGKLVAFGTPEEVAKNKNSVTGKYLKEKL, from the coding sequence ATGAAAAAATTTGATTTTTCAAAACTAGAACCCAAAAAAAACATTTTAATAAAAGGAGCCCAATTACACAACCTTAAAAATTTAGATGTTGCTATTCCTAGAAATAAGTTAGTAGTAATTACTGGACTTTCGGGTTCAGGAAAATCAAGTTTGGCATTCGATACATTGTATGCCGAAGGACAACGTAGATATGTGGAAAGTTTATCATCATATGCTCGTCAGTTTTTAGGTAGGTTAGACAAACCAAAAGTAGAATATATAAAAGGGATAGCACCCGCAATCGCAATCGAACAAAAAGTAAATACTAGTAATGCTCGTTCTACTGTAGGAACTTCAACTGAAATTTATGATTATTTAAAATTGCTTTTTGCTCGAATTGGAAAAACCTACTCGCCTATTTCTGGTAAAGAAGTTAAGAAAGATACGGTTTCGGATGTTATTAATGAAATTAAAACATTTTCTATTGATAGCAAATGGCTTTTACTAGCTCCTATTCATTTAGAAGAAGGAAGAGCTTTAGAAGACAAACTAAAAGTATTATTACAACAAGGCTTTGCTCGTATTTTAGTGGATAACGAAATGGTTCGTTTGGATACCATAAACCAACATCAATTAGACAACAAAGACATTCTCCTTATCGTTGACCGAATCGTAGTTAAAGACGAAGAAGAATTCTATAATCGATTAGCCGATGCCGTTCAAACTGCTTTTTATGAAGGAAAAGGTATTTGTTATTTACAAGAAGTTGATTCACAAAAACGTTTAGAATTCAGTTCTAATTTTGAATTGGATGGCATTACTTTTTTAGAGCCGAACATTCACTTATTCAGCTTCAATAATCCTTATGGTGCATGTCCAACATGTGAAGGCTACGGAAGTGTTATCGGAATTGATGAAGATTTAGTGATTCCAAACACTGCTTTATCAGTTTATGAAAATGCTATTTTCCCTTGGAGAGGTGAAAGCATGAGTTGGTATCGCGACCAATTAGTAAATACCGCTTATAAATTTGATTTTCCTATTCACAAACCCTTTTTCGAACTTTCAGACGAACAAAAACAACTGATTTGGGATGGAAATTCGTATTTCACTGGTTTACATGATTTCTTTGCCGAATTAGAAGAAAAAAATTATAAAATTCAAAACCGTGTATTACTTTCGAGATATCGCGGAAAAACAAAATGTACCACTTGTAAAGGAAAACGTTTACGTTATGAAGCTAATTTCATTAAAGTTGGAGGAAAAACAATTTCTGATTTAGTGGATTTACCAATTGTAAACTTAATAGAATTCTTCAAAAAATTAGAATTAAACGAATATGATGCTAAAGTTGCCAAACGCTTATTAATTGAAATCAACAATCGTTTAGACTTCTTATACAATGTGGGATTGAGTTATTTGACTTTAAATCGTAATTCTAATACACTCTCTGGTGGAGAATCGCAACGAATTAACTTAGCGACTTCATTAGGTAGTAGTTTGGTAGGTTCGATGTATATTTTAGACGAACCAAGTATCGGTTTACATCCAAAAGATACGGAACGACTAATTGATGTTTTAAAAAATCTTCGCGATTTAGGAAATACCGTAATCGTAGTAGAGCACGACGAAGACATCATGAAAGCAGCCGATATGATTATTGACATTGGACCAGAAGCAGGAACTCATGGCGGTGAATTAGTAGCGCAAGGAACGTATAATGAAATTTTGAAAGCTGATTCATTAACAGCTAAATATCTGAACGGAAAAGAAGAAATTTCAGTTCCAAAAACTAGAAGAAAATTTAAAAATCATATCGAAGTTATTGGTGCAAGAGAAAATAACTTGAAAAATGAAAATTTCACTTTCCCATTAGAATGTCTGACAGTGATTACTGGAGTTTCAGGAAGTGGAAAAAGTACCTTGGTGAAGAAAATTTTATTTCCTGCCATTCAAAAGAAATTAGAAGGTGTTGGAGAAAAAGCAGGTCAATTTACCGAATTAGCTGGAAGTTTTTCACACATTAAACATATAGAATACGTTGACCAAAATCCGATTGGAAGAAGTTCGCGTTCGAATCCGGTTACCTATATTAAAGCTTACGATGATATTCGGGATTTATTTGCCAAACAAAACGTTTCCAAATTACGAAATTATCAAGCAAAACATTTCTCATTCAATGTTGATGGTGGAAGATGTGAAGTATGTAAAGGTGATGGCGAAGTAACGATTGAAATGCAATTTATGGCCGATGTTCACTTAGAATGTGAAGCTTGTAATGGAAAACGTTTCAAAAAAGAAGTGTTAGAAGTTACATTCGAAAACAAAAACATTGATGACATTTTAAAAATGACAATTGATGAAGCTTTATTATTCTTTACGGAACACAAACAGACCAAAATCACGCAAAAATTACAACCTTTGCAAGATGTAGGATTAGGTTATGTTCAATTAGGACAATCCTCTTCTACCCTTTCTGGTGGCGAGGCGCAACGTATAAAATTGGCTTCTTTTTTAGTAAAAGGCACTATTAAAGACCGAGCTTTGTTTGTATTTGACGAACCAACAACTGGATTGCATTTTCACGATATCAAAAAATTATTAGCTTCGTTTGATGCGTTGTTAGAAAAAGGTCATTCAATTATCGTGATTGAACACAATTTAGATTTAATCAAATGTGCTGATTATATTTTAGATATTGGTCCAGAAGGTGGCGAAAATGGAGGAAAATTAGTAGCTTTCGGAACACCTGAAGAAGTAGCTAAAAATAAAAATTCAGTTACAGGAAAATACTTAAAAGAAAAACTATAA
- a CDS encoding helix-turn-helix and ligand-binding sensor domain-containing protein produces the protein MQFSKTIFKLFLALFSLFGLAQQLPPIVKYSKEDYKAGIQNWMISQDNHRFMYFANNEGLLEFNGSKWILYPSPNETIIRSVKCINDVVYTGSFMEFGFWKRAENGQLVYTSLSHAIKDKINDDEQFWGIFPFDNWILFQSLEKIYAYNTKTKLFTIINPNSTILKAFQTVNTIYFQTNKGLYEIDQGKSKLFLNNEIINQNKIITIFDTNNGLLLVTQKKGIFKYQNGILSKFFTNIDAEIEQSNIYSCQILSDQSIALGSISNGVFILSKEGNLIYHITQNSGLSNNTALSLFEDLDKNLWIGLDNGINCLNIKSPIKNYLDNTGILGTIYTSITHNNKLYIGTNQGLFCKDLFSSAKFEFVKNTKGQVWNLFSYQNTLFCGHDSGTFIVNDGVANLIYSASGTWKFVPSTVSSNLILQGNYNGISVLEKKNNNWVFRNKINGFNYSSKHFEILNSKEVFVSHEYKGVYRFTIDSQLTSASNIFKYKNPEKGKNASLIKYNDHIYYASKAGVFKMNNKTKSFDLDSSLSSMFQNDEYVTGKMIVDKSNKLWFFTKHYIYYYSAGKLTPDLKRNSLPIPSSLTNSMPGYENILQLEDDNYLIGTTDGFYILKNNDFKFNNYKVSIFGITNNSINEKSTNVSIQEEGSFDYDDNNLAFYFAVPEYDKYINAEYQYKLEGLHEEWSDWSFNSQVFFENLPSGNYLFSVRAKVANSMTDNIATYSFEINKPWYANNFAMFIYFILLIILAFYIHKFYTIYHEKRHQKIIAENNMLLELKELENEQQIMKIKNEQLAQDVDKKNKELAVTNMNLIKKTELLNIIKADLKNSTDSSTNRSIKSVISTINKNVKEENTWNIFKEAFDSADNNFLKKVKENHPTLTPNDLRLCAYLRLNLSSKEIAPLLNISVRSIEIKRYRLRKKMNLPHETGLVEYLLSI, from the coding sequence ATGCAATTTTCAAAAACAATTTTCAAGCTCTTTTTAGCTTTATTTTCTTTGTTTGGATTAGCACAGCAGTTGCCTCCTATTGTAAAATACTCAAAAGAAGATTATAAAGCGGGTATTCAGAATTGGATGATTTCACAAGATAATCATCGTTTTATGTATTTTGCAAATAATGAAGGATTACTTGAATTTAATGGTTCAAAATGGATTCTATATCCTTCTCCAAATGAAACTATTATTCGATCTGTAAAATGTATTAATGATGTTGTTTATACAGGTTCCTTCATGGAATTTGGTTTTTGGAAAAGAGCCGAAAACGGTCAGTTGGTTTACACTTCATTAAGCCATGCCATTAAAGATAAAATTAATGATGATGAACAGTTTTGGGGTATATTTCCTTTTGATAATTGGATTCTTTTTCAATCATTAGAGAAAATTTATGCTTATAATACTAAAACAAAATTGTTCACTATCATAAATCCAAATAGTACAATTTTAAAAGCTTTTCAAACAGTTAATACCATATATTTCCAAACAAATAAAGGGTTATATGAAATTGATCAAGGAAAAAGCAAACTATTTTTAAACAACGAAATTATCAATCAAAATAAAATCATTACAATTTTTGATACCAATAATGGTTTGCTACTAGTAACTCAAAAGAAAGGAATTTTTAAATATCAAAACGGAATTTTATCTAAATTTTTCACAAATATTGATGCTGAAATAGAACAAAGTAACATATACAGTTGTCAAATTCTATCGGATCAAAGTATTGCTTTGGGCTCTATTTCTAATGGAGTATTTATTTTATCTAAGGAAGGAAATTTAATATATCATATTACACAAAATTCAGGTTTAAGTAATAATACAGCGCTTTCACTTTTTGAAGATTTAGATAAAAATTTGTGGATAGGGTTAGATAATGGAATAAATTGTTTAAATATAAAATCACCAATTAAAAATTATTTAGATAATACGGGGATTTTAGGTACAATTTATACTTCTATAACACATAACAATAAGTTATATATTGGTACAAATCAAGGGTTGTTTTGTAAAGATTTATTTTCTTCTGCTAAGTTTGAATTTGTAAAAAATACTAAAGGTCAGGTTTGGAATTTATTTTCTTATCAAAACACACTTTTTTGCGGACATGATTCTGGAACTTTTATAGTGAATGATGGGGTAGCAAATTTAATTTACTCCGCTTCTGGTACATGGAAATTTGTTCCTTCAACAGTTTCTAGTAATCTTATATTACAAGGAAATTATAATGGTATCTCGGTTTTAGAGAAAAAAAATAATAACTGGGTTTTTAGGAACAAAATCAACGGATTTAATTATTCCTCTAAACATTTTGAAATTTTAAATTCAAAAGAAGTATTTGTAAGTCATGAGTACAAAGGTGTTTACCGTTTTACAATTGATTCACAATTAACATCTGCTTCCAATATTTTCAAATATAAAAATCCTGAAAAAGGTAAAAATGCCTCTTTAATTAAATATAATGATCATATTTATTATGCTTCTAAAGCAGGTGTATTTAAAATGAATAACAAAACTAAATCATTTGATTTAGATTCATCGTTAAGTTCAATGTTTCAAAATGATGAATATGTAACAGGAAAGATGATAGTGGATAAATCTAACAAACTTTGGTTTTTTACAAAGCATTATATTTATTACTATTCAGCAGGAAAACTGACTCCTGATTTAAAAAGAAATAGTTTACCAATACCATCTTCGTTGACAAATTCGATGCCTGGATATGAAAATATTCTTCAATTAGAAGACGATAATTATCTTATAGGAACAACAGATGGTTTTTATATTTTAAAAAATAACGATTTTAAATTTAATAATTATAAAGTTTCCATTTTTGGGATTACAAATAATTCAATTAATGAAAAATCTACTAATGTTTCTATTCAAGAAGAAGGTAGTTTTGATTATGATGATAATAATCTAGCATTTTACTTTGCTGTACCAGAATATGATAAGTATATCAATGCTGAGTACCAATATAAATTAGAAGGTTTGCATGAAGAATGGAGCGATTGGTCTTTTAATTCACAAGTATTTTTTGAAAATTTACCATCTGGTAACTATCTGTTTAGTGTTCGAGCTAAAGTAGCAAATTCTATGACAGACAACATTGCAACCTATTCTTTTGAAATTAATAAGCCTTGGTATGCGAATAATTTTGCGATGTTTATTTATTTTATTCTGTTAATCATTTTAGCATTTTATATTCATAAATTTTACACCATTTATCATGAGAAAAGACATCAAAAGATAATTGCTGAAAATAATATGCTTCTAGAGCTTAAGGAGTTGGAGAACGAACAACAGATAATGAAAATTAAAAATGAGCAATTAGCTCAAGATGTTGATAAGAAAAACAAAGAGTTGGCGGTAACCAATATGAATTTGATTAAAAAAACAGAGCTACTCAACATCATTAAAGCCGATTTAAAAAACTCAACAGATAGTTCAACAAATCGAAGTATTAAATCGGTAATTTCAACTATTAATAAGAATGTAAAAGAAGAAAATACTTGGAATATTTTTAAAGAAGCATTTGATAGTGCCGATAACAATTTCTTGAAGAAAGTTAAAGAAAATCATCCAACTTTAACGCCTAATGATTTGAGGCTTTGTGCCTATTTAAGATTGAATTTATCCTCTAAAGAAATTGCTCCGCTTCTTAATATTTCAGTAAGAAGTATTGAGATAAAACGATATCGTTTGCGTAAAAAAATGAATCTTCCGCATGAAACAGGTCTAGTGGAGTATTTATTATCAATTTAA